The nucleotide window atgctttcTCCACCAAGACACCTTATTGCACCTCTGTCGTTTCTGCTTCTctaaattatatattgtttgtatttacaatattgatgtgaccggtctacaggggttgtttactactcctaggcaccagatcccacatctggtgcgtccaggggtccgtgtttgcccagctatctatcttgtattgcttataggagttatgagattgatcactgctcgttatcttcacctttgatttATCTCTTTTTGTAATGTTCATATGTTCCACACAATCAGATGATAAGTGAATCCCTGGGCTaactattttcttttttgcatttatgagattggtctcTCTTTGTAATAGTCATATCTTATGCACAATCAGACACTATGTTAATGCATGACCGAATTAGTTTATTTTAATCACAGGAACGCCAGACACTCTATAACGTCTATATCTGTGCAGACTGAGGACTCCCACGTTACCGATGCGGAGTATCTAAATGCAGTTTATACCGACATTTCGAATTTGCAAGAGGAAGAGGTAAATTCCAATACAATTAAAAACATATAACTGAAATACCCGCAGCGAGTACAATAAAAATCTTGCAATTAAATATCAATGCTGTTATGGAAATCAACTAAATTTTCTTCAATGATTAAAATTCGTTTAGCCCACCATTTATTTCTTCAAGCTTTATTGCAAGACTATTTGACAAACATCAGTTTATGTTTCTTGACTTTAAAATACTTGTAGTCAAAGAAAAAATAACGGAGTTAGAGACTTTATAGCCAATTTGCTCTTTAACGACATATATAGAACCAGGTGTTCTGTTCACCGCTACTTCGTCATACAGGTACACAGTGACAGATATGTATGCATTACATTTTAGGAAGAATCCGAACATCTAAGTTTTTTGGATGTTTTAACAAACACTAGTGCACTTCATAAATTTACATGATCAGGATGTAATACATATAATGGATCGAAACATTACCTTGTTCCATACCACATCTATTATCATTCCTCCACCAATATTAAAGCCCcttgttaaaataaatgtagaataGGAAGAGTGTCTATCATACAGTATATAAGTACGTCTTCCTCTATAGTTTGATTTAACTCTTTGATAACCAAAGCGCCCGATTCCTGAACAAAAACATTACCAAATCTGATTTGTGGTCATTATTTTGAGTTCATATATATAGTGTTAAATGGTAATCTGAAGATATGtattagtattttttttaaatgatattaaCTCTCAAGATACTATATTTAAAATGTAAGGTATTGTTCAcgtttattgaatattttactGCGGTTTTCTTTTTAATGATGTTAAGCTTTTCAAGTTTGGTCTTCTTTATCTTTAATTTCAGCCCAGCAATCTTGATACCTCAACCAATTCAAACACTCCTGACCCAGGGATGTATTCTGGTATCGATCCGATTATACCCGATGTACATAATTATTCAAGACCCGAGGATGAACAGCAGAGTGATACTTACAACTTTTTGGAAGGATCAGAAGAGCGAATGCTGAGGATGGGGAGaacaaaaaatatgcaaaatgaaaaGACCGCAAACGATACGTTATTGACATTGGATGAACAGTCACCCCTGGATGAAAATCAAAGCGAAGACATGCAACAATTATACTTCAGTTTAAAGAACATAGAAGATGCCACGTTATTCGACGAAACGTCTTGTTAAATGATTACATTTGGATTGGGACAATAAttcatttccttaaaatgaaTTTGAGGTGTTTGAAACAATGTATACGTTTTTCTGATGATATGTaacattaggtcaaatgctgtctggcgtgtttcatacggattgttaagccgttcttggcacactgattttgactgcggataactccgtttatctgatcaggatatagggctcacggcgggtgtgaccggtcaacagggggtgcttactcctccttggcacctggtcccacctctggtgtgttcaggggtccgtgtttgcccaactatctattttgtattgcttgtaggagttatgagattgatcactgttcgttattttcaccttgcatgtagagatgtttttttctttgtttatttgttgacgtcttttgaatattttatttactcGTAAGACGTTAATAGTTACAGGTGTAGTGCTACAAATGTAGACGTGTGGAGAATGACTAGGATGGTAACAATGGTGATTTGGTATATTATAGGGTTCAAGGCGGGTGtaaccagtcgacaggggatgcctactcctcctagacacctgatcccatgtctagtgtgtccaggggtccgagtttgtccaactatctattgtgtattgcttgtaggagttatgaaattgattactgttcgttatcttcacctttcatcaacaCTACATAGAACCTTAGTTTTGATGTATGGTCCGATAGACCCACGACTCGAGCTCTCAcgtctaaatgccgagtgtttccCGAAGAGGTAATTACTGCCAAAGACAACTCGGTCCCAAAGCAAACCCACTAACAGTTTACCCATTATTTAAACATGTACTAAAGTTTCTTGACAATCCTGATTTATAAAACATGCCAAATTCTGATCAAAAAGTGCTGCAATATCAGTCtcttaattttatttaatgatgGCATCGTTATGGAAATATTATTATAAAATTTGCATATAGAAAACAGTTGAAAATGGTTATTTCCTGACTTAAACCTCTTTTTGAGAATCGTTGCATcaaaacagcctaacaatcggtatgaaacatgtcagacagcatttgagccAATGAAAGCGTTGGCAAATTGG belongs to Ostrea edulis chromosome 7, xbOstEdul1.1, whole genome shotgun sequence and includes:
- the LOC125672675 gene encoding uncharacterized protein LOC125672675, with product MLLAAFLTGVMISSIIFFLRDWIRKLWNARHSITSISVQTEDSHVTDAEYLNAVYTDISNLQEEEPSNLDTSTNSNTPDPGMYSGIDPIIPDVHNYSRPEDEQQSDTYNFLEGSEERMLRMGRTKNMQNEKTANDTLLTLDEQSPLDENQSEDMQQLYFSLKNIEDATLFDETSC